In the Phaseolus vulgaris cultivar G19833 chromosome 7, P. vulgaris v2.0, whole genome shotgun sequence genome, one interval contains:
- the LOC137828749 gene encoding trihelix transcription factor PTL-like: MGDPYGLPEDLRRFIPPRTHLNPSNTHLLEPLCLHHGLSGVAAATTTPPNTYDPNMVGDVFFPRAFTHFAHHHDYSSSSGVHPTNTATAAVSDHAFCSMESAEKGWFGFDSGNNRWPRQETLSLLEIRSRLDCKFRENNQKAPLWNEISRIMAEEFGYQRSGKKCKEKFENLYKYYKKTKEGKGSRQDGKHYRFFRQLEAICGDQANTNHASTSEKGQRGGGNNANIQTPTFTVNQDHNVDSNNNPKCSESLSITNSSELETSSSENNEEDLSAIAFMMRQPREKQKALDERHSDHRRLRKSWRAKVEEIVDSHMRKIIETQDAWMERMLGVVEQREQEMTSKEEERKRKESTWFDQQVHELWAKEKAWVEARDAALIEVVRKHVGIGLEALPLDEAMVEEAANKNKGQGKIDSSEFPSEGVDQRSSSRWTEMEIANLIQLRTGFEQRFRENGYLENGLWDEISAKLGCLGFDRSGSECKQIWDEISISLRRTVDECDGGKRRPWYLGLKVTDDDDL, from the exons ATGGGTGACCCATATGGGTTGCCGGAGGATCTCCGGCGTTTTATACCACCCAGAACCCATTTGAACCCTTCAAACACGCATCTACTTGAGCCACTGTGTCTTCACCATGGTCTTAGTGGTGTTGCTGCTGCTACCACAACTCCACCCAACACCTACGACCCTAACATGGTTGGGGACGTTTTCTTCCCTCGTGCCTTCACTCACTTTGCTCATCATCATGACTATTCCTCTTCTTCCGGTGTCCACCCTACTAATACTGCCACCGCTGCTGTCTCGGATCATGCATTCTGCAGCATGGAGAGTGCAGAGAAAGGGTGGTTTGGGTTTGATTCCGGGAACAACAGGTGGCCTAGACAGGAGACCCTTTCGCTTCTAGAGATCAGATCTCGTCTTGATTGCAAGTTCAGAGAGAATAATCAGAAAGCACCCTTGTGGAATGAGATTTCTAG GATAATGGCGGAGGAATTTGGGTACCAAAGAAGTGGAAAGAAATGCAAAGAGAAGTTTGAGAATTTGTACAAATATTACAAGAAGACGAAGGAAGGTAAAGGCAGTAGACAAGATGGGAAGCACTACAGGTTCTTCAGGCAGCTGGAAGCGATATGTGGAGACCAAGCAAACACAAATCATGCCTCAACTTCAGAGAAAGGCCAACGTGGTGGTGGAAACAATGCTAATATTCAAACACCTACCTTCACAGTTAACCAAGACCACAATGTGGATTCTAATAATAACCCCAAGTGCTCAGAGAGCCTGAGCATCACAAACTCATCTGAATTGGAGACATCCTCATCTGAAAACAACGAGGAGGATCTTTCAGCCATTGCATTCATGATGAGGCAGCCAAGGGAGAAGCAGAAAGCGTTGGATGAAAGACACAGTGATCACAGGAGGTTAAGAAAAAGCTGGAGAGCCAAAGTGGAGGAGATTGTGGATTCCCACATGAGGAAGATTATAGAGACTCAAGATGCTTGGATGGAGAGAATGTTGGGCGTTGTTGAACAAAGAGAGCAAGAGATGACATCTAAGGAGGAAGAAAGGAAGAGGAAAGAGTCAACGTGGTTTGACCAGCAGGTGCATGAACTGTGGGCTAAAGAGAAAGCATGGGTTGAAGCAAGAGATGCTGCATTGATAGAGGTTGTGAGGAAACACGTTGGGATAGGACTTGAAGCATTACCCCTAGATGAAGCTATGGTTGAAGAAGCAGCAAATAAGAACAAGGGCCAAGGAAAGATTGACAGCAGTGAATTTCCCTCGGAGGGTGTGGATCAAAGAAGTAGCAGTAGGTGGACAGAAATGGAGATTGCAAATTTGATACAGCTAAGGACTGGTTTTGAGCAACGATTCAGAGAAAATGGGTACTTGGAGAATGGCCTTTGGGATGAAATATCAGCAAAACTGGGTTGTTTGGGGTTTGATAGGAGTGGAAGTGAATGCAAGCAAATATGGGATGAGATCAGCATCTCTCTGAGAAGGACAGTGGATGAGTGTGATGGTGGGAAAAGAAGGCCTTGGTATTTGGGACTTAAGGTGACGGATGATGATGATCTTTGA